The following proteins are encoded in a genomic region of Gossypium hirsutum isolate 1008001.06 chromosome D05, Gossypium_hirsutum_v2.1, whole genome shotgun sequence:
- the LOC107905399 gene encoding calcium uniporter protein 4, mitochondrial, which yields MALRKTLGKRPLSCYGITSSLATVENSPISLHTAPRREYVALPDSGERGFFRRFFHLRPLEQPSPGFPKIFSVPVGEKLREKLRGINISGDQLQLEGIAQPRPLPTDARAKVSVEDARKLLRASQIQKLKAKLREIPKSSISYYEFVQICLDRCGNEAQGLELAKVLDHSGNVIVLGNVVFLRPEELAKSMESMISESMALPDDPRRKELEEMEKQKAEIDKKAKAQVRGELYCGLGFLLFQTLGFMRLTFWELSWDVMEPICFFVTSLHFASAYGFFLTTSTEPSFEGYFQRRFKTKQKKLVKAHGFDIEKYNKLRQAFYPNISNALPSLERCSSTTLKHEDEAFL from the exons ATGGCGCTCCGGAAAACTCTTGGGAAGCGTCCGTTGAGCTGTTATGGAATCACCTCATCGCTTGCTACCGTAGAGAACTCTCCGATCTCACTCCATACCGCACCTCGCCGGGAGTACGTGGCCCTGCCTGATTCCGGTGAAAGAGGATTCTTCCGACGGTTCTTTCACCTGAGGCCTTTGGAACAGCCGTCGCCGGGATTTCCGAAGATCTTCTCGGTTCCTGTGGGTGAAAAGTTGAGAGAAAAGCTTCGAGGCATAAACATTTCTGGAGATCAGCTTCAGTTGGAAGGAATAGCTCAGCCTCGACCTCTACCAACGGATGCCAGGGCTAAGGTTTCTGTTGAAGATGCGAGGAAGCTATTGAGGGCTTCTCAAATCCAGAAGCTTAAAGCGAAGCTAAGAGAGATTCCAAAAAGTTCGATTTCTTATTACGAGTTTGTTCAGATCTGCCTTGATAGATGTGGAAATGAAGCTCAAGGTTTAGAACTCGCCAAAGTGCTGGATCATTCGGGAAACGTCATCGTTTTAGGGAACGTCGTTTTCCTCCGCCCCGAAGAG TTGGCTAAATCAATGGAAAGCATGATTTCGGAATCGATGGCCCTCCCAGATGACCCAAGAAGAAAAGAGCTAGAAGAAATGGAGAAACAAAAGGCTGAAATAGACAAAAAGGCCAAGGCTCAGGTTCGTGGTGAGCTTTATTGTGGGCTGGGGTTCCTACTGTTTCAAACACTGGGATTCATGAGGCTTACGTTTTGGGAACTAAGTTGGGACGTGATGGAGCCCATATGCTTCTTCGTCACCTCCCTGCACTTTGCCTCTGCCTATGGGTTTTTCCTCACCACTTCCACCGAACCCTCCTTTGAAGGCTATTTTCAACGCCGTTTCAAAACTAAACAAAAGAAACTCGTCAAGGCCCACGGCTTTGACATCGAAAAATACAATAAACTTCGTCAAGCCTTTTATCCCAACATCTCTAATGCCTTGCCGAGCTTGGAGCGTTGCTCCTCTACCACCTTAAAACATGAAGACGAGGCCTTCCTTTGA
- the LOC107905396 gene encoding probable galacturonosyltransferase-like 1: protein MSKPPRFDLLIVLLFTVIALASNSVTATPITQQFKEAPQFYNSPDCAVLVDEDESDGEASILCSDQAVHVAMTLDTAYIRGSMAAILSVLQHSSCPQNIAFHFVASATANATFLLATISSSFPYLNFRVYPFDDSSVSRLISTSIRSALDCPLNYARSYLANLLPPCVRRVVYLDSDLVLVDDIAKLAATPLGDDPVLAAPEHCNANFTTYFTPTFWSNPSLSLTFANRKPCYFNTGVMVIDLDRWREGDYTTKIEEWMELQKRIRIYELGSLPPFLLVFAGNIVPVDHRWNQHGLGGDNFRGLCRDLHPGPVSLLHWSGKGKPWARLDANRPCPLDALWAPYDLLETPFALDS, encoded by the coding sequence ATGAGTAAACCACCACGCTTTGATTTGCTCATTGTGTTACTCTTCACTGTCATTGCCTTGGCCTCTAATAGTGTCACCGCTACACCAATAACCCAACAATTCAAAGAAGCCCCACAATTCTACAACTCTCCAGATTGTGCTGTGCTGGTTGATGAAGATGAATCAGACGGTGAAGCCTCCATCTTGTGCTCGGATCAAGCGGTTCATGTGGCAATGACTCTTGACACGGCTTACATCCGGGGATCCATGGCGGCTATTCTTTCGGTACTTCAACACTCCTCTTGCCCTCAGAACATCGCCTTCCATTTCGTAGCCTCTGCCACGGCCAACGCGACGTTTTTACTCGCCACCATCTCTTCCTCCTTCCCATACCTCAACTTCCGGGTCTACCCTTTTGATGACTCCTCTGTCTCGCGCCTCATTTCGACCTCCATCCGCTCAGCTCTGGATTGCCCTTTGAACTACGCTCGAAGCTACTTAGCCAATCTCCTTCCTCCATGCGTCCGCCGTGTCGTGTACCTTGACTCGGACCTCGTTCTCGTCGATGACATAGCTAAACTCGCCGCAACCCCACTTGGAGACGACCCAGTCTTGGCCGCACCAGAGCATTGCAATGCAAACTTCACCACCTATTTTACCCCGACGTTTTGGTCTAACCCTTCTTTATCCTTAACTTTCGCGAACCGCAAACCCTGTTACTTCAACACCGGAGTTATGGTAATCGACCTTGATCGATGGAGAGAGGGAGACTACACCACAAAGATTGAAGAATGGATGGAGCTTCAGAAAAGAATAAGGATTTACGAATTGGGTTCTTTGCCACCATTTTTGTTAGTTTTCGCCGGAAATATAGTGCCGGTTGATCATAGATGGAACCAGCATGGGCTCGGGGGAGATAATTTTAGAGGTTTGTGCAGAGATTTGCATCCTGGTCCGGTTAGTCTTTTGCATTGGAGTGGAAAAGGGAAACCTTGGGCGAGGCTTGATGCTAACAGACCCTGCCCTTTGGACGCTTTGTGGGCACCATATGATCTCCTGGAAACTCCATTCGCTTTAGATtcttga
- the LOC107905395 gene encoding leishmanolysin-like peptidase isoform X2, which produces MICKKLIFVPILLIFLWFEASAAKFRENHLQWEVPERGSSENIVSHSCIHDQIIEQRTRPGRNIYSVTPQVYEHSDIPDHVHHKGRSLLGVPELLGHTKDAKQPIRIYLNYDAVGHSRDRDCRKVGDIVKLGEPPVSSPGLPSCNPHGGPPIYGGCWYNCTLDDISGEDKRHCLREALGQTADWFKRALAVEPVKGNLRLSGYSACGQDGGVQLPREYIEEGVVDADLVLLVTTRPTTGNTLAWAVACERDQWGRAIAGHVNVAPRHLTAEAETLLSATLIHEVMHVLGFDPHAFAHFRDERKRRRSKVTEQSMDEKLGRMVTRVVLPRVVMHSRHHYGAFSENFTGLELEDGGGRGTSGSHWEKRLLMNEIMTGSVDTRSVVSKMTLALLEDSGWYQANYSMADHLDWGRNQGTDFITSPCNLWKGAYHCNTTNFSGCTYNREAEGYCPIVTYSGDLPKWARYFPLANKGGQSSLADYCTYFVAYSDGSCTDTNSARAPDRMLGEVRGSNSRCMASSLVRTGFVRGSITQGNGCYQHRCVNNSLEVAVDGIWKACPEAGGPVQFPGFNGELICPAYNELCSNRPVSVSEQCANSCNLNGDCVNGKCHCFLGFHGHDCSKRSCPNYCNGRGKCLSNGVCECENGRTGVDCSTAVCDEQCSLHGGVCDNGVCEFRCSDYAGYTCQNSSTLLSSLSVCKNVLERELSGQHCAPSEASILQQLEEVVVMPNYYRLFPGGAKKLFNNLFGSSYCDAAAKQLACWISIQKCDNDGDNRLRVCHSACQSYNLACGASLDCSDQTLFSSEEEGDGQCTGTGELKLSWFNWLRTSLFSSNTSLKRTSIEYSQS; this is translated from the exons ATGATTTGCAAAAAATTAATCTTTGTGCCG ATTTTATTGATATTCTTATGGTTTGAAGCTTCTGCTGCAAAATTTAGGGAGAATCATCTGCAGTGGGAAGTCCCAGAAAGAGGAAGTAGTGAAAACATTGTCTCACATTCATGTATTCATGACCAGATAATTGAGCAGAGGACACGACCAGGTCGTAATATTTACTCGGTTACCCCTCAGGTTTATGAACATTCCGATATCCCAGATCATGTCCACCACAAAGGAAGGTCGTTGCTTGGGGTTCCTGAATTGCTTGGGCATACAAAGGATGCTAAGCAACCTAtaagaatttatttaaattatgatgcTGTTGGTCACTCACGGGATAGAGATTGTCGAAAAGTTGGTGACATTGTGAAG CTTGGGGAGCCTCCTGTGAGTTCTCCTGGATTACCCTCCTGCAATCCCCATGGTGGTCCTCCAATTTATGGTGGCTGTTGGTATAATTGCACTTTGGATGATATATCCGGGGAGGATAAACGTCATTGCCTTCGCGAG GCTCTAGGACAGACAGCTGACTGGTTTAAGAGAGCCTTGGCTGTAGAGCCTGTGAAAGGGAATTTGAGATTGAGTGGATATTCTGCATGTGGACAAGATGGAGGTGTGCAACTTCCACGTGAATATATTGAAG AGGGTGTTGTTGATGCGGACTTGGTCCTGCTTGTGACTACGAGACCTACCACTGGCAACACTTTGGCATGGGCGGTAGCATGTGAACGTGACCAATGGGGCCGTGCAATTGCTG GCCACGTGAATGTTGCTCCTCGACATTTAACAGCTGAAGCAGAGACTTTACTTTCAGCTACTCTTATCCACGAG GTTATGCACGTTCTTGGCTTTGATCCGCATGCTTTTGCCCACTTTAGAGACGAGAGAAAAAGGAGGCGTAGTAAG GTTACTGAACAGAGCATGGATGAAAAGCTTGGAAGGATGGTAACTCGTGTAGTGCTTCCACGTGTTGTCATGCACTCACGACATCATTATGGG GCATTCTCAGAAAATTTTACGGGCTTAGAGCTAGAAGATGGGGGAGGACGTGGCACATCAG GATCTCATTGGGAAAAGAGGcttttgatgaatgaaataaTGACAGGATCTGTGGATACAAGATCAGTGGTTTCAAAAATGACTTTGGCTTTGTTGGAGGATAGTGGATGGTATCAAGCTAACTATAGCATGGCAGATCATCTTGATTGGGGTCGCAACCAAGGAACTGATTTTATTACTTCTCCTTGCAATCTCTGGAAGGGGGCTTATCATTGCAACACAACCAATTTTTCTGGTTGTACATATAACAGGGAAGCAGAGGGTTACTGCCCGATTGTAACTTATAGTGGAGACCTACCTAAATGGGCTCGGTATTTTCCTCTGGCTAACAAGG GTGGCCAGTCTTCTCTGGCTGATTATTGCACATACTTTGTGGCTTACTCCGATGGATCTTGTACAGATACTAACAGTGCAAGGGCCCCAGACAGAATGTTAGGTGAAGTAAGAGGGAGCAACTCTAG GTGCATGGCTTCGTCCTTAGTACGTACTGGTTTTGTACGGGGTTCTATCACCCAAGGAAATGGTTGTTATCAGCACAGATGTGTAAATAACTCTTTAGAG gttgctgtggaTGGTATTTGGAAGGCATGTCCTGAAGCTGGTGGACCAGTTCAGTTCCCTGGATTTAATG GAGAATTGATTTGTCCTGCTTACAACGAACTCTGTAGCAATCGCCCTGTTTCTGTGTCAGAGCAATGTGCCAATTCTTGTAATTTGAATGGTGACTGTGTCAATGGAAAATGTCATTGCTTTCTTGGATTCCATGGTCATGATTGTAGTAAAA GATCTTGCCCTAACTATTGCAATGGGCGTGGAAAGTGTCTGTCAAATGGGGTTTGTGAATGTGAAAATGGCCGTACCGGAGTTGATTGCTCTACAG CTGTCTGCGATGAACAATGCAGCCTACATGGTGGGGTCTGTGACAATGGAGTTTGTGAGTTCCGCTGCTCTGACTATGCAGGCTACACATGCCAGAACAGCTCCACACTCCTCTCCAGTCTTTCAGTATGCAAAAATGTGTTGGAGAGGGAGTTGTCTGGGCAACACTGTGCACCCAGTGAGGCAAGTATATTGCAGCAGCTAGAAGAAGTTGTTGTCATGCCGAATTACTACCGTCTGTTCCCTGGCGgtgctaaaaaattatttaataatctctTCGGGAGCAGCTACTGTGATGCAGCTGCGAAGCAACTAGCCTGCTGG ATTTCTATCCAAAAATGTGATAATGATGGGGACAACAGATTACGAGTATGCCATTCAGCATGTCAGTCATATAATTTAGCATGTGGAGCTTCACTAGACTGCTCAGACCAAACACTTTTTAGTAGTGAGGAGGAAGGTGATGGCCAATGCACCGGCACTGGTGAGTTGAAGCTTTCGTGGTTTAACTGGTTGCGAACTAGCTTATTTTCAAGCAATACATCTTTGAAAAGAACATCTATAGAATATAGTCAGTCATAG
- the LOC107905395 gene encoding leishmanolysin-like peptidase isoform X1, whose protein sequence is MELLIRFGSTTVVRFGFKLRFAAIIFKILLIFLWFEASAAKFRENHLQWEVPERGSSENIVSHSCIHDQIIEQRTRPGRNIYSVTPQVYEHSDIPDHVHHKGRSLLGVPELLGHTKDAKQPIRIYLNYDAVGHSRDRDCRKVGDIVKLGEPPVSSPGLPSCNPHGGPPIYGGCWYNCTLDDISGEDKRHCLREALGQTADWFKRALAVEPVKGNLRLSGYSACGQDGGVQLPREYIEEGVVDADLVLLVTTRPTTGNTLAWAVACERDQWGRAIAGHVNVAPRHLTAEAETLLSATLIHEVMHVLGFDPHAFAHFRDERKRRRSKVTEQSMDEKLGRMVTRVVLPRVVMHSRHHYGAFSENFTGLELEDGGGRGTSGSHWEKRLLMNEIMTGSVDTRSVVSKMTLALLEDSGWYQANYSMADHLDWGRNQGTDFITSPCNLWKGAYHCNTTNFSGCTYNREAEGYCPIVTYSGDLPKWARYFPLANKGGQSSLADYCTYFVAYSDGSCTDTNSARAPDRMLGEVRGSNSRCMASSLVRTGFVRGSITQGNGCYQHRCVNNSLEVAVDGIWKACPEAGGPVQFPGFNGELICPAYNELCSNRPVSVSEQCANSCNLNGDCVNGKCHCFLGFHGHDCSKRSCPNYCNGRGKCLSNGVCECENGRTGVDCSTAVCDEQCSLHGGVCDNGVCEFRCSDYAGYTCQNSSTLLSSLSVCKNVLERELSGQHCAPSEASILQQLEEVVVMPNYYRLFPGGAKKLFNNLFGSSYCDAAAKQLACWISIQKCDNDGDNRLRVCHSACQSYNLACGASLDCSDQTLFSSEEEGDGQCTGTGELKLSWFNWLRTSLFSSNTSLKRTSIEYSQS, encoded by the exons ATGGAGCTCCTAATCCGCTTTGGTTCAACAACCGTAGTCAGATTtggttttaagcttcgatttgcCGCCATTATATTCAAG ATTTTATTGATATTCTTATGGTTTGAAGCTTCTGCTGCAAAATTTAGGGAGAATCATCTGCAGTGGGAAGTCCCAGAAAGAGGAAGTAGTGAAAACATTGTCTCACATTCATGTATTCATGACCAGATAATTGAGCAGAGGACACGACCAGGTCGTAATATTTACTCGGTTACCCCTCAGGTTTATGAACATTCCGATATCCCAGATCATGTCCACCACAAAGGAAGGTCGTTGCTTGGGGTTCCTGAATTGCTTGGGCATACAAAGGATGCTAAGCAACCTAtaagaatttatttaaattatgatgcTGTTGGTCACTCACGGGATAGAGATTGTCGAAAAGTTGGTGACATTGTGAAG CTTGGGGAGCCTCCTGTGAGTTCTCCTGGATTACCCTCCTGCAATCCCCATGGTGGTCCTCCAATTTATGGTGGCTGTTGGTATAATTGCACTTTGGATGATATATCCGGGGAGGATAAACGTCATTGCCTTCGCGAG GCTCTAGGACAGACAGCTGACTGGTTTAAGAGAGCCTTGGCTGTAGAGCCTGTGAAAGGGAATTTGAGATTGAGTGGATATTCTGCATGTGGACAAGATGGAGGTGTGCAACTTCCACGTGAATATATTGAAG AGGGTGTTGTTGATGCGGACTTGGTCCTGCTTGTGACTACGAGACCTACCACTGGCAACACTTTGGCATGGGCGGTAGCATGTGAACGTGACCAATGGGGCCGTGCAATTGCTG GCCACGTGAATGTTGCTCCTCGACATTTAACAGCTGAAGCAGAGACTTTACTTTCAGCTACTCTTATCCACGAG GTTATGCACGTTCTTGGCTTTGATCCGCATGCTTTTGCCCACTTTAGAGACGAGAGAAAAAGGAGGCGTAGTAAG GTTACTGAACAGAGCATGGATGAAAAGCTTGGAAGGATGGTAACTCGTGTAGTGCTTCCACGTGTTGTCATGCACTCACGACATCATTATGGG GCATTCTCAGAAAATTTTACGGGCTTAGAGCTAGAAGATGGGGGAGGACGTGGCACATCAG GATCTCATTGGGAAAAGAGGcttttgatgaatgaaataaTGACAGGATCTGTGGATACAAGATCAGTGGTTTCAAAAATGACTTTGGCTTTGTTGGAGGATAGTGGATGGTATCAAGCTAACTATAGCATGGCAGATCATCTTGATTGGGGTCGCAACCAAGGAACTGATTTTATTACTTCTCCTTGCAATCTCTGGAAGGGGGCTTATCATTGCAACACAACCAATTTTTCTGGTTGTACATATAACAGGGAAGCAGAGGGTTACTGCCCGATTGTAACTTATAGTGGAGACCTACCTAAATGGGCTCGGTATTTTCCTCTGGCTAACAAGG GTGGCCAGTCTTCTCTGGCTGATTATTGCACATACTTTGTGGCTTACTCCGATGGATCTTGTACAGATACTAACAGTGCAAGGGCCCCAGACAGAATGTTAGGTGAAGTAAGAGGGAGCAACTCTAG GTGCATGGCTTCGTCCTTAGTACGTACTGGTTTTGTACGGGGTTCTATCACCCAAGGAAATGGTTGTTATCAGCACAGATGTGTAAATAACTCTTTAGAG gttgctgtggaTGGTATTTGGAAGGCATGTCCTGAAGCTGGTGGACCAGTTCAGTTCCCTGGATTTAATG GAGAATTGATTTGTCCTGCTTACAACGAACTCTGTAGCAATCGCCCTGTTTCTGTGTCAGAGCAATGTGCCAATTCTTGTAATTTGAATGGTGACTGTGTCAATGGAAAATGTCATTGCTTTCTTGGATTCCATGGTCATGATTGTAGTAAAA GATCTTGCCCTAACTATTGCAATGGGCGTGGAAAGTGTCTGTCAAATGGGGTTTGTGAATGTGAAAATGGCCGTACCGGAGTTGATTGCTCTACAG CTGTCTGCGATGAACAATGCAGCCTACATGGTGGGGTCTGTGACAATGGAGTTTGTGAGTTCCGCTGCTCTGACTATGCAGGCTACACATGCCAGAACAGCTCCACACTCCTCTCCAGTCTTTCAGTATGCAAAAATGTGTTGGAGAGGGAGTTGTCTGGGCAACACTGTGCACCCAGTGAGGCAAGTATATTGCAGCAGCTAGAAGAAGTTGTTGTCATGCCGAATTACTACCGTCTGTTCCCTGGCGgtgctaaaaaattatttaataatctctTCGGGAGCAGCTACTGTGATGCAGCTGCGAAGCAACTAGCCTGCTGG ATTTCTATCCAAAAATGTGATAATGATGGGGACAACAGATTACGAGTATGCCATTCAGCATGTCAGTCATATAATTTAGCATGTGGAGCTTCACTAGACTGCTCAGACCAAACACTTTTTAGTAGTGAGGAGGAAGGTGATGGCCAATGCACCGGCACTGGTGAGTTGAAGCTTTCGTGGTTTAACTGGTTGCGAACTAGCTTATTTTCAAGCAATACATCTTTGAAAAGAACATCTATAGAATATAGTCAGTCATAG
- the LOC107905398 gene encoding pathogenesis-related thaumatin-like protein 3.5: MAISSGIYLLFLLNFFSFGTIFSSATSFTLENRCSFTVWPGSLTANGPPLGDGGFVLAPGSSSRLQPPPGWSGRFWGRTGCNFDNSGSGKCVTGDCGGALKCNGGGIPPVSLIEFTLNGHDNKDFYDISLVDGYNMAVAVKAVGGTGTCQYAGCVNDLNTNCPAELQMMDSGSVVACKSACAAFNMPEYCCTGAHGTPQTCSPTKYSQLFKNACPTAYSYAYDDATSTMTCTGADYLITFCPTS, encoded by the exons ATGGCGATTTCCTCTGGGATTTATCTTCTTTTTCTACTGAATTTCTTCTCATTTG GGACGATATTTTCTTCAGCAACAAGCTTTACACTCGAAAATCGTTGTAGTTTCACAGTATGGCCTGGTTCCCTGACCGCAAATGGCCCTCCCCTTGGTGATGGTGGTTTTGTATTGGCTCCTGGTTCATCATCCCGACTCCAGCCTCCACCTGGTTGGTCTGGTCGCTTTTGGGGTCGAACTGGCTGCAATTTCGATAACTCTGGCTCAGGCAAATGTGTAACCGGTGACTGTGGTGGCGCGTTAAAATGCAACGGCGGTGGCATCCCACCCGTTTCCCTGATCGAATTCACCCTTAATGGACATGACAATAAGGACTTTTATGACATTAGTCTCGTAGATGGTTACAACATGGCCGTAGCAGTCAAGGCAGTTGGTGGTACAGGGACTTGCCAATATGCAGGTTGCGTCAATGACCTCAACACAAATTGCCCCGCCGAGTTACAGATGATGGACTCAGGTTCTGTCGTCGCTTGTAAAAGCGCCTGTGCCGCCTTCAACATGCCGGAATATTGCTGCACTGGTGCACATGGTACGCCTCAGACTTGCTCACCTACGAAGTACTCACAATTGTTCAAAAATGCATGCCCTACGGCTTACAGTTATGCTTACGATGACGCCACTAGTACCATGACTTGCACCGGGGCGGATTATCTGATCACATTTTGTCCAACCAGCTGA